TGGACGTTCAAATTTTGCATGCAGTTTATGTTCATATGCAATGTtacagtttttaaaatgtgacatttgtgCAACTAATGCATTGCAAATGCAGTTTCCTGAACATCCATATAGGCTGGGCATTTATGAGGTATGCCATCTAAAAATAAATGGTTCCTCTTTTTCATTCCCACAGtatcccacccccccccccccccgcccctctcccctctctcacctccactGGTTTCCTCCTCAGAATGAAGAAGTTCTCCGCTCTCATCATCATGAAGCGCATGAATTTATGGCACAGGATCTTCTCAATCTCATCAGCCTAAAGTGTCCAACAGTCATAACAGACGTCTCAATCAATGCAACTTTGGTGGCAGCAAGCAAATTTAGAAAATGTACATGACCAAGAAACCAGGAAATGTTCAGGtcaagaatgaatgaaaggtATCCTATTCTTTCTGACCTGTTTGACAGCAATGCTGACTCTGACAGAGTTGATGGATCCCTCTATGAGCACCTTCTCCTTCTCATTACGGCTGATCACCACCGGCTGAAGCAACAGCTCTTTACTGCTCCTGGAACCAAAGCATAATCCATCAGttacaaataaagaaagaggCCTGCTCAGTTTTAAACTATTGTATTTTCCAATTAATACAAGACTGCATGGATATATTATTGTGGAAAATGTACCCAGGGATGGAAAAGTTCTTGGCACCATGAACATAAAGGTAAATGACTGGCATAGAACTTTATAAAGCATACTATCTGCCACCTGGAAGTAACTTGTTGAAAAAGTCCTATCTTTTCCATACCTGCAAACGGCCTACACAAGTCCCTACTGGCAAGTTTTGTATAGCAGTCTTGCCCGTGCTTGTGTCATTTACTTTCCCCTCCTAGATTTTCTAATGCGTGTTTGTGCAAGTCCACACTCGTGCCAGAACAGTGGATGATCTGCAGACTGCCTGAGAGCAGGAGGAATGGGTGGAAGCAAGGCAGCGGGACAGCCAGCTAACATACCTGACCTCCACCTCGGGCTTGTTGTGACGCTCCACCACCTGAGAGGAGAAGTTCTCCAGGCAGAGGGCGGCCTGCAGGGTGGCCCTCACAGCGTTCAAGTAGGGGCGCAGTGTCGCTGTCTGAGGAAAGGGTTCAACAGGATCAGTGTCTGGTTGAGTCACATTACAGGAGAGCTACTGTCAGATGTGTTTGTTATTAAGATCAGGCTATGCGGGGAAGCTAGTCAGGGTGATCCCATCAGTAGAGGATGGCCTATGAGGTTACATTTGGTCAGTAATCAAACTGAGCTATAGCCTGGGATGTTATGGAGGTTATGAATCTTTCTGAAAACATAATTGATGTTTGTATTGCTAGTTGTGATGCTTTATAGTGGTGATGACCGACTGCAGTATACACACGGTTTACCCACCATTTAATTTAGCACTGCCTTACTGACTATAGCTATGATCTTAACAGCTCTCTCGGCAGCTTACTGGTGACAGGGCTTTTTGCTACCTGGGAGAACTAAAGTGAACAGGCCAAGAGGAAAGACAGCTCAGCTCAGTCACTTGGGTTAGTTTCTGCAAACCATATCGAGGATGCCCGTCGTCACGCCCATAGCATTACAACCAACCAGATAAGCccttctggggaaaacactgagcTAGCTAACCTGGCACTGGCGGTAAAGTCATAGCTAATATAGGTATATGGCTAAATAGAAAAGATACATTTGCAGCAGTGGACTTACCATTTTTGTGCTGTAGAAGGCGGAAGTTCCTCTGCCACGCCTGGGACTCTTCCGTAAATCTTACATCGTCGAGTAAAGATAGGGTGCGCTCGTTTTGTGCTATTTCTCCTCGCTTGGTAGACGCTGCCGTGTTAGCGACGATAACTCCGCCCATCGAGCTTATTTTGCTTGTCAAAACATGCAC
This DNA window, taken from Centroberyx gerrardi isolate f3 chromosome 5, fCenGer3.hap1.cur.20231027, whole genome shotgun sequence, encodes the following:
- the LOC139926956 gene encoding actin-related protein 2/3 complex subunit 4-like; this translates as MTATLRPYLNAVRATLQAALCLENFSSQVVERHNKPEVEVRSSKELLLQPVVISRNEKEKVLIEGSINSVRVSIAVKQADEIEKILCHKFMRFMMMRAENFFILRRKPVEGYDISFLITNFHTEQMYKHKLVDFVINFMEEIDKEISEMKLSVNARARIVAEEFLKNF